GACAGCCTGCATCGCGCTCAGAGGGAGGGACCCCACAGGCCCACGCAGATCGTTCAGGGCCTGGTCAGGCTGGGCCAGAGCAGCATATCGCTCGTTGCCATGGCCGGGCTTCTTTTTTCCTTCCATTGGGCCGTGGGGGTGGTGCTATTCGCTGCGGCCATTCCTGGTGTGCTGGTGCGGCTCAAGTACGCCGGGAAGATGTTTCACTGGCAGCGGCAGCGGACGTCGGCGGAGCGGCGGGCAAGCTACCTCAACTGGATTCTTACCGGGGACATACACGCAAAAGAAGTCAGGCTGTTTCAACTTGGCAATCTCTTTAAAGAAAGGTTTCGTGAACTCCGGGAAGAACTCCGCCGCGAGAGGCTCGAAATCAGCCGCAAACGTTCCCTGGCAGACCTGGTGGCTCAGGGCAGCGCCACAGTGGCTGTGTTCAGCACCTTTGCCTTTATTGCCTATCGGACCTTGTTGGGCATGATCACTCTCGGTGACATGGTCATGTATTTTCAGGCTTTTCAACGAGGTCTCAGCTACCTCCGTGAAGTGCTAGGAGGACTTGCCAATCTCTATGAAAACAACCTTTTTCTGTTAAATCTTTACGAATTTCTTGACCTGGAGCCCAGGGTAAAGGAACCTGTCAGTCCCATTCCTGTACCACACCGCCTGCAAAAGGGAGTCTGTTTCGAGCAGGTATGCTTTCAATATCCCGGGAGCAGTCACACGGTTCTCGAGGACATTTCTTTGACAATTGAGCCGGGTGAAGTAGTGGCCCTGGTGGGGGAAAACGGCTCGGGCAAAACAACGCTCATCAAACTCTTGTGCAGACTTTATGATCCACTGGAAGGAACCATCAAACTCGACGGCGTTGATCTACGGGAGTTCAGGACTACCGAACTGCGCCGGCAAATAAGCGTCATTTTTCAGGACTACGTCAAGTACCATCTCACTGCAAAAGAAAATATCTGGCTCGGCAATATCGATCTCCGCCCTGAAGGCGAGGAAATTGTGGCGGCGAGCCGCCGGGCTGGCGTAGATGAAGTGATCAGCAGGCTGCCTCTGGGCTATGATACAATACTGGGCAAATGGTTCGAAGACGGGGAAGAGCTCAGCATTGGCCAGTGGCAGAAGGTGGCCCTGGCCAGGGCATTTCTGCGGGACGCCCAGATCATGGTTCTGGATGAGCCCACGAGCTGCCTCGATGTGAAAAGCGAATATGAGGTTTTCAGGAGATTCAGACAGCTGCTCAACGGTCGTTCCGCCATATTGATCAGCCACCGCTTTTCCACAGTGCGGATGGCGGATCGGATTTTTGTCCTGGAAAATGGCAGGATTCTAGAAAGCGGCAGTCACCAGGAGCTTCTCCGGCTTGGGGGCAAGTACGCCCGTTTATTCAATACCCAGGCGGAGTATTATAGGTGAGGTTTGGGATTGGTGGAAGGCTGGGAGGCTGGAAGGCTTCCATCTTCGCTAACGGTGAGAGCTGGGGCAACGGCTATGAAGAAAAGCCGAAAGCCGTAG
Above is a genomic segment from Deltaproteobacteria bacterium containing:
- a CDS encoding ABC transporter ATP-binding protein, with product MTTTLIQKARETLRLDRAVRFVWQAGPGWTIGSLVLVVIQGTLPLAALYLMKLIVDAVTYAVGSADKAAALSQVLLLIALAAGVALLQVFCRALAGLVQEAQTLAVTDHMYGVLHAKSIEVDLEYYETPQYLDSLHRAQREGPHRPTQIVQGLVRLGQSSISLVAMAGLLFSFHWAVGVVLFAAAIPGVLVRLKYAGKMFHWQRQRTSAERRASYLNWILTGDIHAKEVRLFQLGNLFKERFRELREELRRERLEISRKRSLADLVAQGSATVAVFSTFAFIAYRTLLGMITLGDMVMYFQAFQRGLSYLREVLGGLANLYENNLFLLNLYEFLDLEPRVKEPVSPIPVPHRLQKGVCFEQVCFQYPGSSHTVLEDISLTIEPGEVVALVGENGSGKTTLIKLLCRLYDPLEGTIKLDGVDLREFRTTELRRQISVIFQDYVKYHLTAKENIWLGNIDLRPEGEEIVAASRRAGVDEVISRLPLGYDTILGKWFEDGEELSIGQWQKVALARAFLRDAQIMVLDEPTSCLDVKSEYEVFRRFRQLLNGRSAILISHRFSTVRMADRIFVLENGRILESGSHQELLRLGGKYARLFNTQAEYYR